In a genomic window of Deinococcus ruber:
- a CDS encoding metal-sulfur cluster assembly factor: MAPGLPSQAQVLEALKVVKDPEIPVNVVDLGLIYGVDISTAGNVEITMTLTSVGCPVQDLIRSDAEMAVMRLDGINQVEVEFVWSPPWAPDKMSEDGKRQMRMFGFNV, translated from the coding sequence GTGGCCCCCGGTCTGCCCAGTCAGGCCCAGGTGCTCGAAGCGCTGAAGGTGGTCAAAGACCCGGAAATTCCCGTCAATGTGGTCGATCTGGGCCTGATCTACGGCGTGGACATCAGCACCGCCGGAAACGTGGAAATCACCATGACGCTCACCTCGGTGGGCTGCCCGGTACAGGACCTGATCCGCTCCGACGCCGAGATGGCCGTGATGCGGCTCGACGGCATCAATCAGGTCGAGGTCGAGTTCGTGTGGTCGCCGCCGTGGGCACCCGACAAGATGAGCGAGGACGGCAAGCGCCAGATGCGGATGTTCGGCTTCAACGTGTAA
- a CDS encoding rhodanese-like domain-containing protein, producing the protein MNAISPQEAQERLQQGALLIDVREPNEYQEIHAQGARLIPLSEFQTRYQELPQDAELIMICRSGARSERAGQMLLDNGYSNVTNLTGGTMAWAQDGLPTSTGDDQ; encoded by the coding sequence ATGAACGCCATTTCACCCCAGGAAGCCCAGGAACGCTTGCAGCAGGGAGCGCTGCTGATCGACGTGCGCGAGCCGAACGAGTATCAGGAGATTCATGCTCAGGGCGCACGGCTCATTCCGCTCAGCGAGTTTCAGACGCGCTATCAGGAGCTACCGCAGGACGCCGAACTGATCATGATCTGCCGCAGCGGCGCACGCAGCGAGCGGGCCGGACAGATGCTGCTCGACAACGGATACAGCAACGTGACCAACCTGACCGGCGGCACGATGGCCTGGGCACAGGACGGACTGCCTACCTCCACAGGAGACGACCAGTGA